TAAAAGAAAAAGACGAAGGTGCGGCAGAATCCACGGACAAAGAGGATGGAAAGAAAAAAGATTCCGACAAAAAAGAGGGATTTTTTGCAAAATTAAAACGTATCCTGTTTGGTGAGGATGAGGACGAGGAGAACGCAGCTAAGGAACCGGAGAAAAAAGAAGAAAGCACGATGGAAGGACTGGATGGATTATCAGATGAAAATCTTGATATTCTAAAAGAACTGGAAGGTTCCATGGGTGCAAAAGCAGAAAAAGAACCGGAAGAAGAGCCAAAAGATAAGAAAGAAAAGAAGAAGAAAGAGAAGAAGCCAAAGGAAAAGAAAGAAAAGAAACCGAAGGTTAAGAAGGAAAAGAAACCAAAGCCACCAAAGGAGAAGGACAATACACCACCTCTTCCAAAGGTTCCGGTGATTTTAATCTTTGTGATGGCAGCATCTTTCATGCTATTAATTTTGTTAGGAAGCAAAGTAATCAATTATTCTTCAAACATCAAGCAGGCACAGTCTTTGACAGACCAGGGAAAATATACAGAAGCATATGCCGAGTTATCAGGAATGGATGTGAAAGACAAAGATACAGAATTATATGAGAAAACCAAGATTTTAGCAGCTGTATCCAGCCAGTATGAGGCAGCACAGGTGTTCATAGAAGACGAAGATTATGATATGGCATTGGATTCTCTGATTTGTGCAGTAGGACGATACGATATCAATTATTCGGATGCAGAGACCTATAACTGTACCGTAGAATTAAACCTGATTGAGCAGAATGTGGAGGAAACATTAAGTTCCCAGTTCGCAATGACAGCAGATCAGGCAAGAGAATTATATGCAACACGATCCAGAAAAGATTATACAGTTGAAGTGTATAAAGTGATTCAAAATTTAGGCTTGGAAAAGGTGACGGAAGAATGATAGCAATTATTGATTATGATGCAGGAAATATCAAAAGTGTTGAGAAAGCACTCCATTATATCGGTCAGGAATGTGTGGTGACCAGAGATTTTAACGAAATCCGCAATTCTGACAGAGTTATTTTGCCGGGAGTAGGCTCCTTTGGAGATGCGATGGCACATTTGAAAAAATATGAGCTGGACAAGGTAATTCGGGAAGTAACTGAAATGGGAAAACCATTTCTTGGAATCTGCCTTGGCTTGCAGCTCTTATTCGAAGGAAGCGAAGAGAGCGAGGGTGTGGAAGGCTTACACTTGTTAGAGGGAACGATTAAAAAGATTCCGGACAAGGAAGGCTTAAAGATTCCGCACGTTGGCTGGAATTCCCTGACACTGCAGCATAATGGTAGATTGTTTGAGGGCATTGGACAGGATGCCTACGTCTATTTTGTACATTCCTATTATTTACAGGCAAAGAATGAGGAGATTGTAAAAGCAACCACAGAATACAGCACCTGTATTCATGCTTCGGTAGAACAGGGCAATATTTTTGCATGTCAGTTCCATCCGGAAAAAAGCAGTGCGGTTGGTCAGAAGATTCTAACAAACTTTTCAATGATTTAGGGAGGAAGGCAGAAGATGTTTACAAAAAGAATCATTCCTTGTCTTGATGTGAAAAACGGACGGGTCGTAAAAGGTGTTAACTTTGTTGATTTAAAAGATGCGGGAGACCCGGTTGAGATTGCAGCAGCCTATGATAAGGCTGGAGCAGACGAACTGGTGTTCCTTGATATTACAGCTACTTCGGATGCAAGAGAAACTGTTGTGGAGATGGTTCGAAAAGTAGCGGATAAAGTGTTTATTCCATTTACCGTTGGTGGAGGAATCCGTACGGTAGAGGATTTTCGTACCCTTTTAAGAGAAGGTGCGGATAAGATTTCGATTAATTCTGCAGCGATTAATTCGCCAAGACTTATCTCGGATGCAGCGGACAAATTTGGCAGCCAGTGTGTAGTGGTTGCAATTGATGCAAGAAAAAGAGAAGATGGAAGCGGCTGGAATGTATACAAGAATGGTGGCCGTATCGATACAGGACTTGACGCAATTGAGTGGGCGAGAGAAGCGGATAAGCTTGGAGCCGGTGAAATTCTTTTGACAAGTATGGATTGTGACGGTACAAAGGCAGGATATGACATTGAACTTACCAGATTGATTGCAGAAAACGTTTCCATTCCTGTGATTGCATCCGGTGGTGCCGGAACAAAAGAGCATTTTTATGAGGCTCTGACAAAAGGAAAAGCAGACGCAGCACTTGCAGCTTCCCTTTTCCATTATAAAGAATTAGAGATTGCAGATTTAAAAGACTATTTGGCAGAACGTGGAGTTTCCGTCAGAAGGTAGTAGATAGGAGATTGTTATGCCACCGATTCAAAATGACTGGCTGAAACCGTTAGAGCCAGAATTTCACAAAGATTATTACAAGTCACTGTTTCAGAAAGTGACACAAGAATATAAGACGCATTTGATTTTCCCACCGGCAGATGATATTTTTAATGCGTTTCACCTGACACCGCTTAAGGATGTGAAGGTTGTGATTTTAGGACAGGACCCTTATCACAATGATGGACAGGCACACGGACTTTGCTTTTCGGTAAAACCGGAAGTCGATATTCCACCGTCTCTGGTGAATATCTATCAGGAATTACATGATGATTTGGGTTGTTACATTCCAGACAACGGATATCTGGTAAAATGGGCAAAACAGGGTGTCCTGATGCTCAACACAGTACTCACAGTCCGTGCACACGCGGCAAATTCTCACAGAGGAATTGGCTGGGAGCAGTTTACAGATGCAGCAATCCGTATCTTGGATGAGCAAGACCGCCCAATCGTATTTATCCTATGGGGAAGACCTGCGCAGATGAAAAAGGCGATGCTTCATAATCCCAAACATTTGATTTTAGAAGCGCCTCATCCAAGTCCATTGTCCGCATACCGTGGTTTCTTTGGAAGCAAGCCTTTCAGCAAGACAAATCAGTTTTTGGTAGAACATGGATTAGAGCCGATTGACTGGCAGATTGAAAATAAGAATTCGTAAAGAATTGACATCGAAATGAAATTGAATACCGAAAAATGAGGAGTGCCCAGACATCTAAGATGCCTGGGCAATTATGAAAAAAATTTATCAAGTGATAAGTACTTAATAACTTATTTGATATTATAATTGTACCAATGAGTTATGAACAATCTATGAACGAACGGTAAAGGCTTTCTTAAGGTATTGTGTCTGTTATTTATACATGGAAAAACTAAAGAAAACAGCGCGTTATTACGATATACAATATAGTAGAAAATGATAACAGGGATGTGAATAGAATTCAAAGGAGTGATTACTATGGCAACAATTTCATCGTATGATTCTTCCTCTATCAGCACATTGTTTTCCAGCTTCTCCAACAAGAAGACGAGCAATGTAGCATCGGATTTGCTTGGAATTAGTTACAGTGATTATGCGATTATCAAAAATGGCAGTTATCATAAGCTGATGAAGGCATATTATTCGGATGATAAGAAGACAGAAAATATTGCGTCTTCGATGGCGACAGCAAAAGATACGACAAAGACGTTAGCTTCTGTTGAAAATGCTGCAGAAGATGTGAAGAAGAAGGCAGAAGATTTGCTTTCAAATGGAAGTAAGTCTGTATTCAAGAAAGAGAGTGTCAAGGGAAGCGATGGCACAACAACGCAGGAATATGACAAAGATGCCATCTATAAGGCAGTTTCTAATTTTGCAAGCAGTTATAATGACTTGTTAGATGCTGCGTCAAAGTCCAATACAAATCAGATTTTAAGTACAACCAAATCATTGGTAACTTATACAAGTCAGAATGAGAAACTGCTTGGTTCCATTGGAATCACCATCGGCAGTGACAATAAGATGTCAGTTGATGAGACACAATTTAAGAAGGCAGATATGTCGACTGTGAAGTCGATTTTCCAGACAACAGGTGCATATGGCTATCAGGTATCCGCCAAGGCATCCATGATTCAGTATTATGCGCAGAATGAGGCATCTAAGTCCAACACGTATTCTAAGAATGGAATGTATACATACAACTATAATTCCGGTCAGATTTATCAGTCTACGACCTAGAACTGTGAATTTAAAATATGAAAATAAGAGAACCGATTGCCTGTTAGCTGCAATCGGTTCTTTTGTGTGTAAAGAAAAATAATACAAAATTAGGTATGTTAATTTGATGTTTTATTCGACAGAAGGAAGTAATTTTAAGAATTCCTCTGTGGAAACGGAAGGTGGCAGACTCGGATTGATGGCGGCTACCATCTGACGGGTCGGCATTTTTTCTTTTGTCTTTAAGACGAAAAGCTCCTTCGATTCTTTGGTAAGACAGTAATCTGGAATAAAGGCAATGCCAAGTCCGATTTTGGCAAGGTCAATCAAGAGATCATTACTGCTTAATTCTACTTCAGGAACAAGCTCTAACTGATACTGTAAGAAAAGGTTGTGCAAGAATTCACTTGTGGTACTTTTCCGGTCAAGCATCAGAATAGGGTACTGCTTTAATTCTACAAAAGGAATCTCCTGCTGTTTCAGATTAAAGTAAGCCGGGTTTGCAATAAATACGTCATGGAAATTGCAAACGGTTTTCTGGATGTAGGAGCTGTTTAAGTTCGAGTTCGGATAATTCGTGATAATCAGGTCAACTTTTCCTTTTTCCAATAAATCGACACAGTTTAGGGAAGTTGCATTGGTAACCTTGATTGGCACATTTGGAAACTTCTTGTGGAACTGTTTTAAATAAGGAACGAGGAAGTAACGGCAGATGGTATCGCTGGCACCGATGTGGAGCTGGCCAAGTCCTAGAAGACTGCTGTCTAAAAGCTGATCCTCACCACGCTGAATCAGGTTCATCGCTGGCTCTACGTGTTTTAATAACAACTTTCCGGCAGGGGTAAGCTGAACCTTTTTCGTGCTTCGGATAAAAAGAGGCTGTCCTAACTTTTTCTCTAAAGTCTTGATGGACTGGCTGACCGCTGACTGGGAAATATAAAGGTGCTTGCTTGCCTCAGAAAAACTAAGGGAAGTTGCAACATAATAAAATACTTTATAAAGTTCATAATTGATATCCATAAGAATCCTCCGGGATTTAAAATTTCATAAGCAAATAACATTATAATTATAAGGCCTACTTATAATAGTGTCAATTAGAATTTCAAATCGTTCTATCACAATTTTTAAGTAGTTTTGCTCATGAATCAAACCCAAAACATTAAGATAACTTATAAATAACATTAAATATATTAATTGTTCTAATCGTATGACGTATGTTATACTTTTAACGATGAAAAAAGGAAAATCACTCGTAAACTAGGAGGTAAGTGATGAACGACGTAAAATTGAGTAATGTTCGTAGAGTTTATGTAGAAAAGAAACCTGCTTTTGCAGTAAAAGCAAAAGAACTTCAGGCAGAAATAAAGAATTATCTTGGAATCGACAGCGTGACAGGAGTGCGTGAGCTGATTCGTTACGATATTGAAAATATCTCAGAGGAGACTTATAAAAAAGCACTGGTTACCGTATTTTCAGAGCCTCCGGTGGACGATATTTATGAGGAAACATTTGAATTAAACGGAGCAAAAACATTCTCCGTAGAGTTTTTACCGGGACAGTTCGACCAGAGAGCGGATTCTGCAGAACAGTGTGTAAAATTGTTAAATGAGAACGAGGAGCCAATTATCCGTACCGCAGTTACTTACGTGATTGAAGGTGAGGTTGATGACACGCAGCTTGCAGCAATCAAACATCACTGCATCAATCCGGTAGATTCCCGCGAAGTTGGGTTAGAGAAACCACAGACATTGGTACAGGATTTTGAAGAGCCTGCAGATGTCATGATTTTTGACGGATTCTGCGAGATGCCGGAAAAAGAATTGAATGAATTATATGCATCCTTGAATCTTGCCATGACATTCAAAGACTTTTTACATATTCAGAATTACTTTAAAAATGAAGAAAAACGGAATCCATCCATGACAGAGATTCGTGTGTTAGATACTTACTGGTCAGACCACTGCCGTCACACTACATTCTCTACCGAGTTAAAGGATGTTACGTTTGAAGACGGATTCTACAAAGCACCAATCGAGGCAAGTTATGAAGATTATTTGAATACACACAAGAATCTTTATGCCGGAAGAAGCGACAAATTTGTCTGCCTGATGGACATTGCTTTGATGGCAATGAAGCGCCTGAAAAAAGAAGGAAAATTAGATGACCAGGAAGAATCCGATGAGATTAATGCATGTTCCATCGTAGTTCCTGTTGAAGTAGATGGAAAAGTAGAAGAGTGGCTTGTCAACTTCAAAAATGAGACACACAACCACCCGACGGAAATTGAGCCTTTCGGTGGTGCTGCAACCTGTCTTGGTGGAGCCATCCGTGACCCGTTGTCAGGACGTACTTATGTTTACCAGGCAATGCGTGTTACAGGTGCCGCTGACCCGACAAAGTCTGTAAAAGATACCATCGAAGGAAAGCTTCCACAGAAAAAATTAGTGCGCGAAGCAGCACACGGATACAGTTCTTACGGTAACCAGATTGGTCTTGCAACCGGTTATGTCAAAGAAGTATATCATCCAAACTACGTTGCAAAACGTATGGAAATCGGTGCTGTATTAGGTGCAGCTCCAAGACGTGCCGTACAGAGATTAACCTCAGATCCGGGTGACATTATCATTTTACTTGGCGGACGTACCGGACGTGACGGTATCGGTGGTGCAACCGGTTCTTCCAAGGCACACAACACAGAGTCTACCGCAGTATGTGGCGCAGAGGTACAGAAAGGTAATCCACCTACAGAGCGTAAAATCCAGAGATTATTCCGCCGTGAAGAAGTTGCCTATATCATCAAAAAATGTAACGACTTTGGTGCGGGCGGTGTTTCCGTTGCAATCGGTGAGTTAGCAGACGGATTAAGAGTTGATTTAGATAAAGTTCCTAAGAAATATGCAGGTCTTGACGGAACAGAACTTGCAATCTCCGAATCCCAGGAGCGTATGGCAGTTGTTGTTTCTCCGGAAAATGTAGAGAAATTCTTAGGCTATGCAAAAGAAGAAAACTTAGAGGCTGTGGAAGTTGCCGTTGTAACCGAAGAGCCAAGACTTGTATTATCCTGGAGAGGAAAAGAAGTTGTCAATATTTCCCGTGCATTCCTTGATACGAACGGAGCACACCAGGAAACAACGGTTGCAGTTGAGATGCCAAACCCAGAAGACAACTACTTAAATAAAATCTCAACCGAAGCTGTTGCAAAAGAAGTAGAAGCCGGCAATGTCAAAGAAGCATGGTTAAAAGAGTTAGCGGACTTAAATGTTTGTTCCCAGAAAGGACTTGTGGAAATGTTTGACGGTTCTATCGGAGCCGGAAGTGTTTACATGCCATTCGGTGGAAAATATCAGCTGACAGAGACACAGTCCATGGTAGCAAAACTTCCGGTTATGAAAGGAAAATCTGATACCGTAACGATGATGTCTTACGGATTTGATCCATACTTATCAAGCTGGAGCCCATACCACGGTGCTGTTTATGCGGTATTAGAGTCCTTATCCAGAATCGTAACAGCCGGTGGTGATTACAGCAAAGTCCGTTTCACTTTCCAGGAATACTTCCGCAGAATGAGCGAAGATCCAAAGCGATGGAGCCAGCCAATGGCAGCATTGCTTGGAGCTTATGATGCACAGATTGGATTCGGACTTCCATCCATCGGAGGAAAAGATTCCATGTCCGGTACCTTCAACGATATTGATGTACCACCAACCTTAGTATCCTTTGCAGTTGATGTTGCAAAAGAACAGGATATCATCACACCGGAGTTGAAGGCAGCAGGCAACCAGTTAGTTTTATTTAACATTGAGAAAAACGAATACGATTTACCTGTTTACGAGCAGGTTATGAAATTATACCGCACAGTCCGCAACATGATTCAGAAAAAAGTCATCGTATCTGCGTATGCGTTAGATGCAAAAGGTCTTGTGGCAGCAGTCAGCAAGATGGCATTCGGTAACAAACTTGGTGTGACATTAAATGCAGATGTTTCCAAGGAAACAATGTTTGCACCAGGATTTGGTAATATTGTGGCAGAAGTTCCGGCAGAGAAGCTTACAGAAGTAAAAGCTGCATTAGAAGAGGCTGGGTTAAGCGGATGTGACGCAGTTGTCGGTGCAGTAAACGATACGAAGAACTTTGTCTACGGAGATGTTGCAATTTCCATGGAAGAAGCCTTAAAGGCATGGACAGGAACTTTGGAAAAAGTATTCCCAACACGCGTAACAGAGAATAAAGACGAAGTAAAAGCGAACCTCTACAAAGCAGACAGCATCTACGTTTGCAAGAACAAGGTTGCAAAACCTACCGTATTTATTCCGGTATTCCCAGGTACGAACTGTGAATACGACAGTGCAAAGGCATTCGAGCGTGCTGGTGCAAATACGATTGTAAAAGTATTTAAGAACTTGAATGCAGAAGATATCCGTGAATCCGTTGACGAATTTGTAAAAGCAATCGAACAGTCACAGATTATCATGTTCCCAGGTGGATTCTCCGCCGGAGACGAACCGGAAGGTTCTGCAAAATTCTTTGCAACTGCATTCCGCAACGCAAAGATGACAGAGGCAGTCAACAAACTTTTGAATGAAAGAGACGGACTTGCACTTGGTATCTGTAACGGATTCCAGGCATTGATTAAGTTAGGACTTGTTCCTTACGGCGAGATTCGCCCACAGGCAGCAGATTCTCCTACTTTGACTTACAACACCATCGGACGCCACATCAGCAAGATGGTTTACACAAGAGTAACTTCTAACAAATCACCTTGGTTAGCACAGGCAGAGTTAGGAAAGACTTACTGCAACCCGGCATCCCACGGTGAAGGACGTTTCGTTGCACCACAGGAATGGTTAGACAAACTTTTCGCAAACGGACAGGTTGCAACCCAGTATGTCAACGAAGCCGGTGTTCCAACGATGGATGAAGAATGGAATGTCAACGGTTCCTACATGGCAATTGAAGGTATCACAAGCCCGGATGGCCGTGTACTTGGTAAGATGGCTCACTCCGAGAGACGTGACAGAAGTGTTGCAATGAATATTTATGGAGAGCAGGATTTGAAGATTTTTGAATCCGGTGTGAAATATTTTAAATAAGAAAATAAGAAAATAAGAAAAAGAGACCTTGTAAAGTGTTACAAGGTCTTTTTTCTCAAATATAGGGCAGACAACACACTTAGAAAATAGTATAATAAAAAATGACTGATTTAGAAGACCAGTAAATAAGACGACGAGGAGAACAAGGGATGAAAGTTGCATCTAGTAAATTGATTGAGCAAAAGAAACCAATCTTAAAAAAATTATTAGACGAATTACTGCAAACCTATTCCTATGCATCGATTCTGATGACGGATTCCCAGGGAAAAAGTTATTCCATTTCCAAACAGGGAACAAACATTGCAGAGAGTATGTTAGTGGAATGTGGTTATGTCGTAAAAGTATACGATGGCGAAAGCTATGGAGAGTATGCATTTAACCAGATAGAGGAAGAGGAGATTCCTGCTGTTTTAGAAGAAGTGAAAAAACATGTAATGCCATGGAAAGAGACATTGCCGGCTGGCACAGGTATTTTAAAATATCCACAGATGCCGGATGAAGAACAACAGTTCGAGAAAAGCACAGAGTACGAGATTTTGCCGGAAGATTTAGGAGACGAAGAGATTGTAAAACGTATTAACGCACTTCGTGATAAGGCACTTGCACAGGATGAGAAGATTATAGAGTTCCAGACAAGATGTGAATACCAGTTGTATCACAAATTGTTCCTTTCTCCGAAAAAGGACATGACACAAAACGTGATGTGGGTAAGTGGCATGCTGATTGGGCTGATTCCAAAAGGCGAAGAACTGAAAATGGCGTTTGAAAGCTGTTCGGATTGTGGTGGAATGGAAGTATTAGACCAGTTAGAAGCGAAGATTCCACATGCGGTAGAAACACTAAACAGACTTGCCGAGAGTGAACCGCTTACACCAGGAGAATACGATTGCATCTGTGCACCGGATGTTACCGGTATGATTGTGCATGAAGCGTTTGGTCATGGTGTGGAGATGGATATGTTCGTGAAGAAACGTGCGCTTGCAGAGAAGTATATTGGAAAACAAGTGGCATCCGAACTTGTCACCATGCACGACGGTGCGGCAGCAGCATCCCAGACGGCAACCTTTTTCTTTGATGATGAAGGAACGGTTGCACAGGATACCATTATTATTGAAAAAGGTATTCTAAAAACTGGTATGTGTGATGCACAGGCAGCAATGGCACTCGGAGTAAAACCTACCGGAAATGGCAGAAGAGAGGCAACCGATCACAAAGTATATACCCGAATGACCAATACGTTTTTTGAACCGGGAACCGACAAATTAGAGGATATGATAGCATCCATTTCCTATGGATTTTATCTGGAAAATGCAAGTAGTGGCATGGAAGATCCGAAGAACTGGGGCATTCAGTGCCTTGTAGATGTGGCAAGAGAAATCAAAGATGGAAAATTCACGGGAAAAGTATTCTCTCCAATTGTTTTGACGGGATATGTGCCAGATTTGTTGAAATCCATTTCCATGATGTCAGATGAAAAAGTACTTGCAGGTACGGGCTATTGTGGTAAAGGACATAAAGAGTGGGCAAAAGTATCAGACGGAGGCCCATATATCAAGGCAAAAATCAGATTGGGCTAAGAAGAGGGGAAAGACGATGCGAGAGAAAATATTACAGGCAATCAGGAAATTTGAGATAAAGACCTACCGGGTCGTAGAAGAAAGTACAGAAGGCGCAGAACTTTATTTCATCAAAAAAGATCTCGACATGCGCAGAAGAAAAAATGTGGCATCTTCCAATGTTACAATCTACCGGGATTTTGAGGATGATGGCAAGAAAATGCGTGGTTCTGCCAACATTCAGATTTTTCCGGAGATGACACAGGAAGACGTAGATAAGGCGATAAGTGATACTTATTATGCAGCATCTTTTGTAAAAAATCCTTATTACGAGCTTGTCGAAGGCAAGAAAGAAGACAAGATTTTGGTTGAAAGCAGCTTACAGGGAAAAAGCTTAGAGGAGATTGGAAATGGTTTTGTCGAAGCACTTTACAGTGTAGACAATGGAAAAGAGGCATTTATCAATTCCGCAGAATTTTTCATGAGCAAGACATCTACGGCAATTTATAATTCAGAGGGCGTGGATGTTTCTTATGAGAAAAACAGCGTAAGCGGTGAGTTTATTGTTCAGTGTATCACGCCACAGGATGTAGAACAGTATCAGGATTTTGCGTATGACGATTTTGATACGGAAGCCTTGAAAAAGCAGGCAAAAGAAGCCTTAGAGATGGTACAAAAAAGAGCACAGGCGACAGAAGCACCAGCAAAAGGAAATTACCGTTTACTCTTGTCAGGAAAAGAAGTAGGCGCGTTGATGGATTTATATTTGAGCCGTGCATGTGTTTCCATGATTTATCCTGGCTATTCCACCTACAAAAAAGGTATGAAAGTACAGGGAGAAGAGGTACAGGGCGAGACCTTAAACCTTACACTTCATGCGTCAGAACCGTATTCGTACGATGGAATACCAATGAAAGATCTTTCTCTTATGAAAGATGGCAAATTAGAGGCAATCTATGGTGGAATACAGTATGCTTATTATTTGGGCGTCGCACCAACCGGAATGTACAATGCAGTACACTTAGACAACGGAACAAAATCATTTGAAGAAATGAAAAAAGAACCATATCTTCATGTGGTAAGTTTTTCGGACTTTTCCATGGATAGTTTCAGTGGATATTTCGGAGGAGAAATCCGTTTAGGTTACTTATTTGATGGAGAGAAAGTAACGCCGGTAACCGGAGGTTCCGTGAGTGGTAACCTGTTAGAATTACAGAAAAATATGGTGTTTTCAACGGAGCGTTATAAGAACAAAGATTATGACGGACCATTTGCAGTTGAATTCCAGAATGTTGCGGTAGCTGGAAAATAGAAATAGGTAAGATTAGACATTACATAAATGGAACCAAAAAAGTTTCCGTTTATGTAATGTTTTTTTATTGGAAAAAAGGTAAAATGGATATTGGCATATAAAAACAGAATGAGGAGAGAGGTTATGAAACAAAAAATACAAGGCGGCATCCTGGTGGCTTTTTTACTTGGCTTACTTGCTTTTTGTGTTGTAATAGGAAACACGCAAAATAGTGCATTTAAGATAGGAAATGTGCAATGGAGTGAAAAAGAGTTAAATTTATACAGATGGAGTGGAGCAGCGACTTATCTGGAATACAATGATGTTACCTATTATTTTAAAACAGATTCCTTTGAGGAAAAGACTGCAAAAAATATAATTGGAAAAATTGACCAGGTGGTTCAATATTCGAATCAGATTTTCCCGGAGGATGAGCCAAAGGTAAAAATTTATGTTGGTTTTTCAAAGGATGATTTTTATTCCGATAAAACGGACTTTTTTATTCCACTAGAACAGGAACTTTTTTATGATGATATCTGGAGGCTGTTAAAAGAAGCACACAGGAATTCTATAAATGCAGCGGAACAGTATGGATTGTTTTATGTTTATTGCAAGGAACATCATATCATTGCACAGCAAAGCGAAGATTCATCGAAAAAATACGAAACATTGCGGAATTTTTTGGAAAAGGATGAGCAAATGTATCTGCTTGATTTTACCCTGCCGATGATAGAGGATGTGTATTTTGATGAAGAGACGTCCGAACTTGAAAGAGAGTGTGTAGCCGGATTTGCAGAGTGGTTTACACAGAAATATTCTTTTGAAGAATATGAAACGTTGTGTAAGACAATCGAGTCATATGACAGGGAACTTCTTACCAAAAGAAAAAATGAGTGGCTGCAGGAGATTGGCAGCAGAAAAAACTATACAGAGCTTGGAAAAATCTTGTTTCAGTATCATGATACCCAGAATGTTTGCTCAGGTGCAACTTATAGAATTGAAACGGAGGATGCAATCTGGAACTGGGATGATTTGGACGTAGTCACACTTGGCTATGTGGATATGGTGACCAATTATCAGATTATTGAACCACTTAGAATTGCAGATTTTAAGGAGGCGAGGGAATACCTAAAAGATTATTTGC
This genomic window from Roseburia sp. 831b contains:
- a CDS encoding metallopeptidase TldD-related protein — protein: MREKILQAIRKFEIKTYRVVEESTEGAELYFIKKDLDMRRRKNVASSNVTIYRDFEDDGKKMRGSANIQIFPEMTQEDVDKAISDTYYAASFVKNPYYELVEGKKEDKILVESSLQGKSLEEIGNGFVEALYSVDNGKEAFINSAEFFMSKTSTAIYNSEGVDVSYEKNSVSGEFIVQCITPQDVEQYQDFAYDDFDTEALKKQAKEALEMVQKRAQATEAPAKGNYRLLLSGKEVGALMDLYLSRACVSMIYPGYSTYKKGMKVQGEEVQGETLNLTLHASEPYSYDGIPMKDLSLMKDGKLEAIYGGIQYAYYLGVAPTGMYNAVHLDNGTKSFEEMKKEPYLHVVSFSDFSMDSFSGYFGGEIRLGYLFDGEKVTPVTGGSVSGNLLELQKNMVFSTERYKNKDYDGPFAVEFQNVAVAGK
- a CDS encoding TldD/PmbA family protein — protein: MKVASSKLIEQKKPILKKLLDELLQTYSYASILMTDSQGKSYSISKQGTNIAESMLVECGYVVKVYDGESYGEYAFNQIEEEEIPAVLEEVKKHVMPWKETLPAGTGILKYPQMPDEEQQFEKSTEYEILPEDLGDEEIVKRINALRDKALAQDEKIIEFQTRCEYQLYHKLFLSPKKDMTQNVMWVSGMLIGLIPKGEELKMAFESCSDCGGMEVLDQLEAKIPHAVETLNRLAESEPLTPGEYDCICAPDVTGMIVHEAFGHGVEMDMFVKKRALAEKYIGKQVASELVTMHDGAAAASQTATFFFDDEGTVAQDTIIIEKGILKTGMCDAQAAMALGVKPTGNGRREATDHKVYTRMTNTFFEPGTDKLEDMIASISYGFYLENASSGMEDPKNWGIQCLVDVAREIKDGKFTGKVFSPIVLTGYVPDLLKSISMMSDEKVLAGTGYCGKGHKEWAKVSDGGPYIKAKIRLG